Proteins encoded by one window of Lates calcarifer isolate ASB-BC8 linkage group LG5, TLL_Latcal_v3, whole genome shotgun sequence:
- the LOC108875755 gene encoding CMRF35-like molecule 5 isoform X2, producing MFCSLFAVFVMIKIYIYSCLLSALTLAEMQTLNVFGHVGKRVSFVCSDWNTWTNVKSNVKYLCISPCTADKHIIIKAESGRTKRKDRIELINRGQDLFVSITHLQMSDSKKYFCGVERTGPDLLREVNLKVTDGPRTTVKTVTVDSTVSFTDMSSSTMSSGSSDILTDTFVSYTTLSRTTLATTTAPGSVPYLIIGFTVMIIILMALLKIMMKMKKQEMSGADWPQEETGG from the exons atgttttgttctttgtttgcagtttttgttATGATAAAAATCTACATTTACTCTTGTCTTCTTTCAG CTCTGACTCTTGCGGAGATGCAGACTCTCAACGTATTTGGTCATGTTGGAAAACGTGTGTCATTCGTTTGCTCAGACTGGAACACTTGGACCAAtgtaaaatctaatgttaagTATCTTTGTATAAGTCCATgtacagcagacaaacacatcatcatcaaagcAGAATCTGGAAGGACTAAACGCAAAGACAGAATAGAGTTAATTAACAGAGGACAAGATTTGTTTGTTAGCATAACTCATCTCCAAATGTCAGACtccaaaaaatatttctgtggaGTGGAGAGAACTGGCCCTGATTTACTTAGAGAGGTAAATCTTAAAGTTACAGATG GTCCCAGAACAACTGTTAAAACAGTCACTGTTGACTCTACTGTGTCATTTACTGATATGAGCAGCTCGACTATGTCTTCAGGCAGCTCAGATATTCTTACTGATACGTTTGTGTCATACACCACCCTTAGTAGAACAACACTAGCTACAACAACAGCACCTG GAAGTGTACCATATTTGATAATAGGTTTCACTGTCATGATAATCATACTGATGGCCCTACTGAAGAttatgatgaagatgaagaaacaAGAAA TGTCAGGTGCTGACTGGCCACAGGAAGAAACAGGGgggtaa
- the LOC108886321 gene encoding uncharacterized protein LOC108886321 isoform X2, with protein sequence MQTLNITGHVGKRVSFVCSDWNTWTNVKSNVKYLCISPCTADKHIIIKAESGRTKRKDRIELINRGQDLFVSITHLQMSDSKKYFCGVERPGLDLLREVNLKVTDGPRTTVKTVTVDSTVSFTDMSSSTMSSGSSDITNLPMSYTTAPAASGAGNALYLTLGLIFIISIAVVLLILVRKMMKKQLMVVTTPQEDIGEALMESTKLFTNLVRIETRSTALSHLSAGVQVLKESIKHSTHQQKLKTKSTALSHLPRE encoded by the exons ATGCAGACTCTCAACATAACTGGTCATGTTGGAAAACGTGTGTCATTCGTTTGCTCAGACTGGAACACTTGGACCAAtgtaaaatctaatgttaagTATCTTTGTATAAGTCCATgtacagcagacaaacacatcatcatcaaagcAGAATCTGGAAGGACTAAACGCAAAGACAGAATAGAGTTAATTAACAGAGGACAAGATTTGTTTGTTAGCATAACTCATCTCCAAATGTCAGACtccaaaaaatatttctgtggaGTGGAGAGACCTGGCCTTGATTTACTTAGAGAGGTAAATCTTAAAGTTACAGATG GTCCCAGAACAACTGTTAAAACAGTCACTGTTGACTCTACTGTGTCATTTACTGATATGAGCAGCTCGACTATGTCTTCAGGCAGCTCAGATATCACTAATTTGCCCATGTCATACACCACAGCACCTGCTGCATCAGGAGCTG GAAACGCCCTATATTTGACTCTAGGTTTAATTTTCATTATATCCATAGCGGTTGTTCTACTGATACTTGtgaggaagatgatgaaaaaacagCTGA tGGTTGTGACCACCCCACAAGAAGACATAGGAGAG GCCTTGATGGAGTCTACCAAACTCTTCACAAATCTTGTGAGGATAGAGACCAGGTCTACAGCACTCTCACACCTATCAGCAGG AGTGCAGGTCCTGAAGGAGTCTATCAAACACTCCACCCACCAACAAAAGCTGAAGACCAAGTCTACAGCACTCTCACACCTGCCAAGAGAGTAA
- the LOC108886321 gene encoding uncharacterized protein LOC108886321 isoform X3: MSSSTMSSGSSDITNLPMSYTTAPAASGAGNALYLTLGLIFIISIAVVLLILVRKMMKKQLMVVTTPQEDIGESVGLDGVYQTLHKSCEDRDQVYSTLTPISRSAGPEGVYQTLHPPTKAEDQVYSTLTPAKRVRHFTQPSHNFH; the protein is encoded by the exons ATGAGCAGCTCGACTATGTCTTCAGGCAGCTCAGATATCACTAATTTGCCCATGTCATACACCACAGCACCTGCTGCATCAGGAGCTG GAAACGCCCTATATTTGACTCTAGGTTTAATTTTCATTATATCCATAGCGGTTGTTCTACTGATACTTGtgaggaagatgatgaaaaaacagCTGA tGGTTGTGACCACCCCACAAGAAGACATAGGAGAG AGTGTAGGCCTTGATGGAGTCTACCAAACTCTTCACAAATCTTGTGAGGATAGAGACCAGGTCTACAGCACTCTCACACCTATCAGCAGG AGTGCAGGTCCTGAAGGAGTCTATCAAACACTCCACCCACCAACAAAAGCTGAAGACCAAGTCTACAGCACTCTCACACCTGCCAAGAGAGTAAGGCACTTCACACAGCCATCTCACAACTTTCACTGA
- the LOC108886321 gene encoding uncharacterized protein LOC108886321 isoform X1 — protein MQTLNITGHVGKRVSFVCSDWNTWTNVKSNVKYLCISPCTADKHIIIKAESGRTKRKDRIELINRGQDLFVSITHLQMSDSKKYFCGVERPGLDLLREVNLKVTDGPRTTVKTVTVDSTVSFTDMSSSTMSSGSSDITNLPMSYTTAPAASGAGNALYLTLGLIFIISIAVVLLILVRKMMKKQLMVVTTPQEDIGESVGLDGVYQTLHKSCEDRDQVYSTLTPISRSAGPEGVYQTLHPPTKAEDQVYSTLTPAKRVRHFTQPSHNFH, from the exons ATGCAGACTCTCAACATAACTGGTCATGTTGGAAAACGTGTGTCATTCGTTTGCTCAGACTGGAACACTTGGACCAAtgtaaaatctaatgttaagTATCTTTGTATAAGTCCATgtacagcagacaaacacatcatcatcaaagcAGAATCTGGAAGGACTAAACGCAAAGACAGAATAGAGTTAATTAACAGAGGACAAGATTTGTTTGTTAGCATAACTCATCTCCAAATGTCAGACtccaaaaaatatttctgtggaGTGGAGAGACCTGGCCTTGATTTACTTAGAGAGGTAAATCTTAAAGTTACAGATG GTCCCAGAACAACTGTTAAAACAGTCACTGTTGACTCTACTGTGTCATTTACTGATATGAGCAGCTCGACTATGTCTTCAGGCAGCTCAGATATCACTAATTTGCCCATGTCATACACCACAGCACCTGCTGCATCAGGAGCTG GAAACGCCCTATATTTGACTCTAGGTTTAATTTTCATTATATCCATAGCGGTTGTTCTACTGATACTTGtgaggaagatgatgaaaaaacagCTGA tGGTTGTGACCACCCCACAAGAAGACATAGGAGAG AGTGTAGGCCTTGATGGAGTCTACCAAACTCTTCACAAATCTTGTGAGGATAGAGACCAGGTCTACAGCACTCTCACACCTATCAGCAGG AGTGCAGGTCCTGAAGGAGTCTATCAAACACTCCACCCACCAACAAAAGCTGAAGACCAAGTCTACAGCACTCTCACACCTGCCAAGAGAGTAAGGCACTTCACACAGCCATCTCACAACTTTCACTGA